A stretch of DNA from Synechococcus sp. PROS-9-1:
CCTGAGCTGCCAACACGGCCCCATCGACTGGGTGGGGCTGCACCGGCATCACCACAAGTTTTCTGATACGGATCCCGATCACCACAACAGCCATCGCGGATTTTGGTGGAGCCACATGGGTTGGATGTTCCACCCGATCGAAGCCATGCCTGCGGTGCCCCGTCTCACCGGCGATCTCGTGGGCGATCCCTATTACCGCTGGCTGAATGCCCACTTCCTCTGGCTCCAGCTCCCTCTTGGCTTGCTGTTGTTCTGGATCGGTACCGCCACAGGTGCTGGCGGTTGGGCCCTGGTGTTGTGGGGGATTCCCTTGCGCTTAGTGGTCGTGTATCACATCACCTGGCTTGTGAACTCCGCCACGCATTGCTGGGGCAACGTTGTCTTCGACAGCGGTGACGCATCACGCAACAACAAATGGGTCGCGGCGCTCACCTTCGGCGAGGGCTGGCACAACAATCACCACGCCTTCCCCCATTCCGCACGCCACGGCATGCAACCGGGACAGATCGATCTCACCTGGGAACACATCCGCCTGATGCGCGCATTAGGGCTCGCAACCAAGGTGCGCCTACCGGTCACGTCGTAAACTTCGCAATCGCTTCTCATCGTCAACCCCTTCTAAATCGCCATGGCCAAGCGCGTACAAGTCGTACTCAATGAGGACATCCTCAGCCTGGGCCGCAATGGCGATCTGGTTGACGTTGCACCCGGGTACGCCCGCAACTTCTTGCTTCCCTTCGGTAAAGCTGTTCCCGTCACCCCAGCGGTGATGAAGCAGGTGGAGCACCGCAGGGCTAAAGAGGCAGAACGCCAAGCCACCCTGAAGCAAGATGCTGTGGCTTTCCGCACCGCTCTCGACACGATCGGGCGGTTCACCGTGAAGAAACAAACCGGTGGAGACGACGTGCTGTTTGGCACCGTGACCAATGGCGATGTCGCCGAAGTGATCGAAGCGGCAACAAAGAAAGAAGTGGATCGCCGCGACATCACTGTTCCCGATATCCACCGCACTGGCTCCTACAAGGTGCAGGTGAAGTTGCACAGCGAAGTCACAGCAGAAATCAACCTCGAAGTCGTCAGTTATTGATTCTTGGCATCGCCGTCACGGCCAGCCAGAGTGTGATCACTTAACGGCGCCAGTTCACTGCCATGGCGAGTGTCTCCCAACCTGATCACAGCGCGAGCCAAGGTGGGGGACAGCGTGGTTACGGCAAAGGCCGTCAACGCGATGAGCCCAATTTCGAAGCCCTGCCCGACTCACTTCCGCCCCAAAACCTTGAGGCGGAAGAAGCGGTTCTTGGGGGGGTTTTGTTGGATCCCGACGCCATCGGACGGGTTGCGGACGTGCTCCAACCAGAGGCCTTTTATCTAGGTGCCCACCGCGAGATCTTTCGCACCGCGGTGATGCTCCATAGCCAGGGCAAACCCACAGATCTCACC
This window harbors:
- a CDS encoding fatty acid desaturase; amino-acid sequence: MVASTIRTPSPPSRPAASHLAAAQARLLYRPRKGQPAPNPKNHQHSITIGFMIVIHALAVVALLPSFWSWPAVTSLLVLYWVTACLGVTLGYHRLLTHRSFRLPRWLERFFATCGALSCQHGPIDWVGLHRHHHKFSDTDPDHHNSHRGFWWSHMGWMFHPIEAMPAVPRLTGDLVGDPYYRWLNAHFLWLQLPLGLLLFWIGTATGAGGWALVLWGIPLRLVVVYHITWLVNSATHCWGNVVFDSGDASRNNKWVAALTFGEGWHNNHHAFPHSARHGMQPGQIDLTWEHIRLMRALGLATKVRLPVTS
- the rplI gene encoding 50S ribosomal protein L9, with the translated sequence MAKRVQVVLNEDILSLGRNGDLVDVAPGYARNFLLPFGKAVPVTPAVMKQVEHRRAKEAERQATLKQDAVAFRTALDTIGRFTVKKQTGGDDVLFGTVTNGDVAEVIEAATKKEVDRRDITVPDIHRTGSYKVQVKLHSEVTAEINLEVVSY